Proteins found in one Crassostrea angulata isolate pt1a10 chromosome 3, ASM2561291v2, whole genome shotgun sequence genomic segment:
- the LOC128175579 gene encoding cyclic AMP-responsive element-binding protein 3-like protein 3-B isoform X2, whose protein sequence is MAVESDPDVLDLLFDKSAGILKSELPDIQTLDFSDLGLLPETDLLENALIDADIHSFFDDQEQLNTKSQDVVHDHDYFAQKSPSAASDSGISSTGAYSPHSMSEDPPQSSPRESSLSGSPRSQSNLDMDFQINSPNEGLSDTTPITFENFDFKNFDMSTIDTGAFLGDTDFLSFGDGTKDSDVTINVMDSDLMVETISSSSQTPSGSSIKSTKIIKVCSSKSDTLPFTMKDVSSVTSSSKFPELQLTEEEQELLAREGVTLPTNMPLTKEEERVLKAVRRKIRNKASAKESRKRKMDYVEGLEKRVKMSTTENSQLKKKVDGLEKQNTHLVQQLKKLQALVLSKASKPQASTCLVVLVMSFAFLIAPNIDPFGIKQDKLSDPKSIPIPGKSRSLLHSPDEAHDLDTDPYGLTIKPGPPWEVPPKTPAIPIPPNVVVETIDDDVISKHVDNTDSVRAVNLSTDNVTAQSAPVKVEADSQDYSDTPDHRHRQDL, encoded by the exons ATGGCTGTCGAAAGTGACCCCGATGTGTTAGATCTGCTCTTTGACAAATCTGCAGGAATCCTGAAGAGCGAACTGCCAGACATACAGACCCTCGATTTC TCTGACCTCGGACTTTTGCCCGAGACTGATCTCTTGGAGAATGCCCTCATTGACGCTGACATCCACTCATTCTTTGACGATCAAGAGCAGCTAAATACCAAATCACAAGATGTAGTGCACGATCATGACTACTTTGCTCAGAAATCTCCCAGTGCTGCTAGTGACAGTGGGATATCCAGTACAGGAGCTTACTCCCCCCACAGCATGAGTGAGGATCCCCCCCAGAGTAGCCCCAGGGAGAGTTCCCTGTCTGGGTCCCCTCGCAGCCAATCAAATCTCGACATGGACTTTCAAATCAATTCGCCAAATGAAGGCCTCAGTGATACAACCCCAATTACTTTTGAAAACTTTGACTTTAAAAACTTTGACATGAGCACCATTGACACTGGTGCTTTTCTAGGAGACACAGACTTTCTGTCCTTTGGAGATGGGACCAAGGACTCTGATGTGACAATCAATGTGATGGACTCTGATCTCATGGTGGAGACAATTAGCAGCTCTTCTCAGACTCCCTCCGGCAGCTCCATAAAGTCAACCAAAATCATCAAAGTGTGCTCCAGCAAGAGCGATACTCTGCCGTTCACAATGAAGGATGTATCCAGTGTCACCTCATCATCAAAG TTCCCAGAGCTGCAGCTAACCGAGGAAGAGCAGGAATTGTTGGCCCGGGAGGGGGTCACACTACCGACCAACATGCCACTTACCAAGGAGGAGGAGAGGGTCCTGAAAGCCGTCCGCCGCAAAATCAGAAACAAG GCGTCGGCCAAAGAGAGCCGTAAGAGAAAGATGGATTACGTGGAGGGACTGGAGAAACGGGTCAAAATGTCAACAACAGAGAACAGCCAGCTCAAAAAGAAAGTGGACGGCCTAGAGAAACAAAATAC GCACCTGGTCCAGCAGCTGAAGAAGCTCCAGGCCCTGGTCCTGTCCAAGGCTAGTAAGCCCCAGGCCAGCACCTGCCTGGTGGTGCTGGTCATGTCCTTCGCCTTCCTGATCGCCCCCAACATCGACCCCTTCGGAATCAAGCAGGACAAACTGTCCGACCCTAAATCCATCCCCATACCCG GTAAATCCAGGAGTCTGCTCCACTCACCCGATGAGGCACATGACCTTGACACTGACCCTTATGGGCTGACCATCAAACCTGGACCTCCCTGGGAAGTACCCCCTAAGACTCCAGCCATCCCCATCCCCCCTAATGTCGTCGTGGAGACCATTGATGACGATGTCATCAGCAAACACGTAGATAACACAGACTCTGTGCGAGCAGTGAACTTATCAACTGACAATGTTACGGCGCAGTCTGCGCCCGTTAAAGTTGAGGCGGATTCTCAGGATTATTCAGACACTCCCGACCATCGACACAGACAGGACCTGTGA
- the LOC128175579 gene encoding clumping factor A-like isoform X1, protein MALLATCLADIQINQENESDGFENFLTELFKGQKLAPFGELKACDNMNTVEDSDSEMTGQNLNALMSSSDSDENWSMYESDQENNPIKGDWDVSDDILSDLGLLPETDLLENALIDADIHSFFDDQEQLNTKSQDVVHDHDYFAQKSPSAASDSGISSTGAYSPHSMSEDPPQSSPRESSLSGSPRSQSNLDMDFQINSPNEGLSDTTPITFENFDFKNFDMSTIDTGAFLGDTDFLSFGDGTKDSDVTINVMDSDLMVETISSSSQTPSGSSIKSTKIIKVCSSKSDTLPFTMKDVSSVTSSSKFPELQLTEEEQELLAREGVTLPTNMPLTKEEERVLKAVRRKIRNKASAKESRKRKMDYVEGLEKRVKMSTTENSQLKKKVDGLEKQNTHLVQQLKKLQALVLSKASKPQASTCLVVLVMSFAFLIAPNIDPFGIKQDKLSDPKSIPIPGKSRSLLHSPDEAHDLDTDPYGLTIKPGPPWEVPPKTPAIPIPPNVVVETIDDDVISKHVDNTDSVRAVNLSTDNVTAQSAPVKVEADSQDYSDTPDHRHRQDL, encoded by the exons ATGGCTCTACTTGCTACGTGCCTTGCTGACATACAAATCAATCAGGAAAATGAAAGCGAtggctttgaaaattttttaacagaACTTTTTAAGGGACAAAAACTTGCTCCTTTTGGTGAATTGAAGGCTTGTGATAATATGAATACAGTCGAGGATAGTGATAGTGAAATGACAGGGCAGAATCTGAATGCTCTTATGTCGTCCAGTGACAGTGATGAAAACTGGTCAATGTATGAAAGTGATCAAGAAAACAATCCTATAAAGGGAGACTGGGATGTTAGCGATGACATCTTA TCTGACCTCGGACTTTTGCCCGAGACTGATCTCTTGGAGAATGCCCTCATTGACGCTGACATCCACTCATTCTTTGACGATCAAGAGCAGCTAAATACCAAATCACAAGATGTAGTGCACGATCATGACTACTTTGCTCAGAAATCTCCCAGTGCTGCTAGTGACAGTGGGATATCCAGTACAGGAGCTTACTCCCCCCACAGCATGAGTGAGGATCCCCCCCAGAGTAGCCCCAGGGAGAGTTCCCTGTCTGGGTCCCCTCGCAGCCAATCAAATCTCGACATGGACTTTCAAATCAATTCGCCAAATGAAGGCCTCAGTGATACAACCCCAATTACTTTTGAAAACTTTGACTTTAAAAACTTTGACATGAGCACCATTGACACTGGTGCTTTTCTAGGAGACACAGACTTTCTGTCCTTTGGAGATGGGACCAAGGACTCTGATGTGACAATCAATGTGATGGACTCTGATCTCATGGTGGAGACAATTAGCAGCTCTTCTCAGACTCCCTCCGGCAGCTCCATAAAGTCAACCAAAATCATCAAAGTGTGCTCCAGCAAGAGCGATACTCTGCCGTTCACAATGAAGGATGTATCCAGTGTCACCTCATCATCAAAG TTCCCAGAGCTGCAGCTAACCGAGGAAGAGCAGGAATTGTTGGCCCGGGAGGGGGTCACACTACCGACCAACATGCCACTTACCAAGGAGGAGGAGAGGGTCCTGAAAGCCGTCCGCCGCAAAATCAGAAACAAG GCGTCGGCCAAAGAGAGCCGTAAGAGAAAGATGGATTACGTGGAGGGACTGGAGAAACGGGTCAAAATGTCAACAACAGAGAACAGCCAGCTCAAAAAGAAAGTGGACGGCCTAGAGAAACAAAATAC GCACCTGGTCCAGCAGCTGAAGAAGCTCCAGGCCCTGGTCCTGTCCAAGGCTAGTAAGCCCCAGGCCAGCACCTGCCTGGTGGTGCTGGTCATGTCCTTCGCCTTCCTGATCGCCCCCAACATCGACCCCTTCGGAATCAAGCAGGACAAACTGTCCGACCCTAAATCCATCCCCATACCCG GTAAATCCAGGAGTCTGCTCCACTCACCCGATGAGGCACATGACCTTGACACTGACCCTTATGGGCTGACCATCAAACCTGGACCTCCCTGGGAAGTACCCCCTAAGACTCCAGCCATCCCCATCCCCCCTAATGTCGTCGTGGAGACCATTGATGACGATGTCATCAGCAAACACGTAGATAACACAGACTCTGTGCGAGCAGTGAACTTATCAACTGACAATGTTACGGCGCAGTCTGCGCCCGTTAAAGTTGAGGCGGATTCTCAGGATTATTCAGACACTCCCGACCATCGACACAGACAGGACCTGTGA